Proteins encoded together in one Bombus affinis isolate iyBomAffi1 chromosome 2, iyBomAffi1.2, whole genome shotgun sequence window:
- the LOC126927213 gene encoding zinc finger protein 511 — protein MEKFLQNIGVGLRSIDDPFFDDSYRICKIFQRKGVTVEDDEELCHDVIKKFCCYITGCKATFNKLIDFEMHYNSNHRYVCAECNKCLPNPRFLDIHIQETHDSFFHVLSVKQPMYQCYVSECDLKFNTSFERRDHCVSVHKYPKNFRFDNTPHCVRDKSKDKMDIDEPKPKQKESKSRKIQLNKNQKAKMFIATAKTTISTNVIRESQLKPSNNNVGATSLLFIPRQVHKSYTKVLTKNQSGEKDVLETGCMMDLANTLPNT, from the exons ATGGAGAAATTCTTACAAAATATAGGCGTAGGGTTAAGATCTATTGATGATCCATTTTTCGACGATTCATACAGAATTTGCAAAATTTTTCAACGTAAAGGTGTTACTGTTGAAGATGATGAAGAACTATGTCatgatgt TATAAAAAAATTCTGTTGTTACATTACTGGTTGTAAAGCAACattcaataaattaattgattttgaGATGCACTACAATAGCAATCATCGATATGTTTGTGCAGAATGTAACAAATGTCTACCAAATCCTAGATTCTTAGATATTCATATTCAAGAAACCCATGATAGCTTTTTCCATGTTTTATCAGTGAAACAGCCAAtg TATCAATGTTATGTTTCTGAGTgtgatttaaaatttaatacatCATTTGAAAGAAGAGATCATTGTGTTAGCGTACACAAATATCCAAAGAATTTTAGATTTGATAATACTCCACATTGCGTAAGAGataaatcaaaagataaaaTGGATATTGATGAACCAAAGCCAAAGCAGAAGGAATCCAAGTCAAGAAAAATACagttaaataaaaatcaaaaagCTAAAATGTTTATAGCTACAGCAAAAACTACAATTTCGACAAATGTCATCCGTGAAAGTCAATTAAAGCCTTCAAATAATAATGTAGGAGCTACTTCGTTACTTTTTATCCCTAGGCAAGTACATAAATCATATACAAAAGTACTTACTAAAAATCAATCTGGTGAAAAAGATGTGCTTGAAACAGGATGTATGATGGACTTGGCTAATACATTACCAAATACGTAG
- the LOC126927153 gene encoding D site-binding protein-like: MMINCRMNPFFQAGLDNVQVKECASNEDTSIQFSDSILDLSFKKATISKESANSSLHSNSHVTNTTKQDQVTHFSETGRSPLEVRKFMITPPSECDSPKKLKPEPVHNLTDAPSQNDGFSTSPTNISIPFIPTILSTLLNSNNETIDPTKFFDFSNTLITDCDKTAMYNLPIDITKNTRPFKAYPKDPLSLTIGGTELVYDLESSEAYSEFRKRMLETMKQSNESMITKMRKVTKSPVPTSTADEKDAAYREKRRKNNEAAKRSRDARRAKEDEIAIRAAFLEHENKRLKYELSVLKNETAKLMAYLT; the protein is encoded by the coding sequence ATGATGATAAACTGCAGAATGAATCCTTTTTTCCAAGCGGGGCTGGATAATGTACAAGTAAAAGAATGCGCTTCTAACGAAGATACTAGCATACAATTTTCTGACTCGATACTAGACTTGTCTTTTAAGAAAGCAACAATCTCGAAAGAGTCAGCAAACTCCAGTTTACATTCAAACTCACATGTAACAAACACAACGAAACAAGATCAAGTTACGCATTTTTCAGAAACTGGGAGGAGTCCTTTGGAAGTTCGAAAATTTATGATAACGCCACCTTCCGAATGTGACTCACCGAAGAAGCTTAAACCCGAGCCAGTTCACAATCTTACGGACGCGCCATCGCAAAACGATGGCTTTTCCACTTCGCCAACGAACATTTCGATTCCATTCATTCCTACTATATTGTCAACATTATTGAATTCAAATAATGAAACTATTGATCCAACGAAATTTTTCGACTTCTCCAATACGTTGATTACAGATTGTGACAAAACTGCGATGTACAATTTGCCTATAGATATTACAAAAAATACAAGACCCTTTAAGGCTTATCCAAAAGATCCACTATCGCTCACGATAGGAGGAACCGAATTAGTATACGATCTAGAATCCAGCGAAGCTTATTCGGAGTTTCGAAAGCGAATGCTGGAAACGATGAAACAATCGAACGAAAGCATGATTACAAAGATGCGAAAGGTCACAAAAAGTCCTGTACCAACGAGCACTGCTGATGAGAAAGATGCAGCTTAtcgagaaaaaagaaggaagaataaCGAAGCCGCAAAACGCTCGAGGGACGCACGAAGAGCCAAGGAAGATGAAATTGCTATCAGGGCAGCTTTCTTAGAACACGAAAATAAGAGACTTAAATATGAACTTTCAGTACTTAAAAACGAAACAGCCAAGTTAATGGCTTATTTGACTTAG
- the LOC126927228 gene encoding 40S ribosomal protein S12, mitochondrial, whose protein sequence is MNFLARSMVSGARSCLTSSIAGSKLQLTRLCANPGIQGNVLTTTNSYIGSLIQGLQIRLGSSLRRLHLFGPYKKYKKKKNPLDGKPFAKGVVIQTVIRKPKKPNSANRKCVIVRLSTGKEMVAFIPGEGHNLQEHNMVLCRPGKIKDTPGVKIRCVRGKYDLPHVIKETR, encoded by the exons ATGAATTTCTTAGCAAGAAGTATGGTGAGCGGAGCTAGATCTTGTCTTACAAGTTCCATCGCAG GTAGCAAACTACAATTAACTAGATTATGTGCAAACCCTGGAATTCAAG GAAATGTGCTGACTACTACTAACTCATATATTGGAAGCTTGATACAAG gcTTACAGATAAGACTCGGATCATCATTAAGAAGGTTGCATCTATTTGGGccgtataaaaaatataagaagaagaaaaatcctTTAGATGGAAAACCATTTGCAAAAGGCGTAGTCATACAAACTGTAATCCGAAAGCCAAAAAAACCTAATTCTGCGAATCGAAAATGCGTTATCGTTCGCTTATCAACCGGCAAGGAAATGGTCGCTTTTATACCGG GCGAGGGCCACAATCTTCAAGAGCATAACATGGTTCTTTGTCGCCCAGGAAAAATAAAGGATACTCCAGGTGTTAAAATCAGATGCGTTCGCGGCAAGTATGATCTACCTCACGTAATAAAGGAAACTCGTTAG
- the LOC126927269 gene encoding acanthoscurrin-1-like, which translates to MKFLIVLAIFALASPLYAQSEEKVIEKRGISYGLGGGLGHGGGLGHGGGLSSISYSVPVVTKSIRISSGGLGGYGLGGHGLGGHGLGGLSRGHGGGW; encoded by the exons ATGAAATTTCTC ATTGTTCTTGCTATCTTCGCTTTGGCATCTCCCTTGTATGCCCAATCTGAGGAAAAGGTAATCGAGAAAAGAGGCATCAGCTATGGTTTGGGAGGTGGCTTAGGTCATGGAGGTGGCTTAGGTCATGGAGGAG GACTTAGTAGTATATCATACAGCGTTCCAGTAGTCACCAAAAGCATCCGTATCTCTAGCGGTGGACTTGGAGGATATGGTCTTGGAGGACATGGTCTTGGAGGACATGGTCTTGGAGGACTTTCCAGAGGACACGGTGGTGGATGGTGA
- the LOC126927124 gene encoding mitochondrial genome maintenance exonuclease 1-like isoform X2 produces the protein MLRLSILQSVNGVVLKLNINENRFLIKCMSDSKTSNGTIKTEDTSKLQDTTDSDIDGDVHKQINNMEAMLQKQQRGSETNNLKSVNKFKVMVNIKPVSIFGFEIVESCEIQHIEDNEDLKIPTVTHVLSETISPKVKTALEWWKKDMIGICGEEYFKTYCKGILNNNKLFHSYAQMMFSKEGTKIPSFIKPIYFSVKPIIDKIQIFDKTQITVIHPTLRYKSIVDCIASFRGHTYLIYWKRSTTRKTSLAATHDTPIQVAAHIGAINASNEYSSKW, from the exons atgTTACGATTAAGTATTCTACAAAGTGTAAATGGAGTAGTTCTAAAATTAAATATCAACGAAAATAGATTTTTAATCAAATGTATGAGTGATTCAAAGACAAGCAATGGAACAATAAAAACAGAAGATACATCTAAACTGCAGGATACTACAGACTCTGATATTGATGGTGATGTGCATAAACAAATCAATAATATGGAAGCTATGTTACAAAAGCAACAAAGAGGTTCTGaaacaaataacttaaaatcTGTAAATAAGTTTAAAGTAATGGTAAACATAAAACCAGTATCTATTTTTGGTTTTGAGATAGTTGAGAGTTGTGAAATACAGCATATTGAAGATAATGAAGATTTAAAAATTCCAACTGTAACACATGTTCTTAGCGAAACCATATCTCCCAAAGTAAAAACTGCTTTAGAGTGGTGGAAGAAAGATATGATTGGTATATGTGGAGAAGAATATTTTAAGACATACTGTAAAG GTATATTgaacaataataaattatttcattctTATGCACAAATGATGTTTTCAAAGGAAGGAACTAAAATTCCATCTTTTATCAAACCAATATACTTTAGtgtaaaaccaataatagacaaaatacaaatttttgatAAAACTCAGATAACTGTAATACATCCAACATTGAGATACAAAAGCATCGTAGATTGTATTGCTTCCTTTAG GGGTCACACATATTTAATTTACTGGAAAAGGTCAACGACACGGAAAACATCGCTTGCAGCAactcatgacacacctatacaagTTGCTGCTCATATTGGAGCTATTAATGCTTCTAATGAGTATTCATCTAAG TGGTGA
- the LOC126927124 gene encoding mitochondrial genome maintenance exonuclease 1-like isoform X1, protein MLRLSILQSVNGVVLKLNINENRFLIKCMSDSKTSNGTIKTEDTSKLQDTTDSDIDGDVHKQINNMEAMLQKQQRGSETNNLKSVNKFKVMVNIKPVSIFGFEIVESCEIQHIEDNEDLKIPTVTHVLSETISPKVKTALEWWKKDMIGICGEEYFKTYCKGILNNNKLFHSYAQMMFSKEGTKIPSFIKPIYFSVKPIIDKIQIFDKTQITVIHPTLRYKSIVDCIASFRGHTYLIYWKRSTTRKTSLAATHDTPIQVAAHIGAINASNEYSSKIDKGLVIVAYTSGEPASIHELKGDALQTAWREWLSRLEQFHANYKER, encoded by the exons atgTTACGATTAAGTATTCTACAAAGTGTAAATGGAGTAGTTCTAAAATTAAATATCAACGAAAATAGATTTTTAATCAAATGTATGAGTGATTCAAAGACAAGCAATGGAACAATAAAAACAGAAGATACATCTAAACTGCAGGATACTACAGACTCTGATATTGATGGTGATGTGCATAAACAAATCAATAATATGGAAGCTATGTTACAAAAGCAACAAAGAGGTTCTGaaacaaataacttaaaatcTGTAAATAAGTTTAAAGTAATGGTAAACATAAAACCAGTATCTATTTTTGGTTTTGAGATAGTTGAGAGTTGTGAAATACAGCATATTGAAGATAATGAAGATTTAAAAATTCCAACTGTAACACATGTTCTTAGCGAAACCATATCTCCCAAAGTAAAAACTGCTTTAGAGTGGTGGAAGAAAGATATGATTGGTATATGTGGAGAAGAATATTTTAAGACATACTGTAAAG GTATATTgaacaataataaattatttcattctTATGCACAAATGATGTTTTCAAAGGAAGGAACTAAAATTCCATCTTTTATCAAACCAATATACTTTAGtgtaaaaccaataatagacaaaatacaaatttttgatAAAACTCAGATAACTGTAATACATCCAACATTGAGATACAAAAGCATCGTAGATTGTATTGCTTCCTTTAG GGGTCACACATATTTAATTTACTGGAAAAGGTCAACGACACGGAAAACATCGCTTGCAGCAactcatgacacacctatacaagTTGCTGCTCATATTGGAGCTATTAATGCTTCTAATGAGTATTCATCTAAG ATAGATAAAGGTTTGGTTATTGTTGCTTATACAAGTGGTGAACCTGCAAGTATTCATGAATTGAAGGGTGATGCCTTACAAACAGCATGGAGAGAATGGTTGAGCAGGTTGGAACAGTTTCACGCAAATTATAAAGAAAGatag